From Mycolicibacterium nivoides, a single genomic window includes:
- a CDS encoding DUF1772 domain-containing protein, with amino-acid sequence MTISPVVVLTAAAALGSAAAGGIFYAFSTFVMRGLDRTGPVDAVTAMRGMNAEANANAPFLLFLLGSAMLSVIVGVIAVAQIGRPGSWYLLAGAIFGVLGVVITMAFNVPLNNHLDQIDLADAAAEWQAYFTTWTAWNHVRTASGFVGAVLLLIGLRYR; translated from the coding sequence ATGACCATCAGCCCCGTCGTCGTCCTCACCGCAGCCGCCGCCCTCGGCAGTGCCGCCGCCGGTGGAATCTTCTACGCGTTCTCCACTTTCGTGATGCGCGGCCTCGACCGCACCGGCCCCGTCGACGCCGTCACCGCCATGCGCGGCATGAACGCCGAAGCCAACGCCAACGCACCGTTCCTGCTGTTCCTGTTGGGCTCGGCGATGCTGTCGGTGATCGTCGGCGTGATCGCGGTGGCCCAGATCGGCCGGCCGGGCAGTTGGTATCTGCTGGCCGGCGCGATCTTCGGCGTCCTCGGTGTGGTGATCACCATGGCGTTCAACGTGCCGCTCAACAACCACCTCGACCAGATCGACCTGGCCGATGCGGCCGCCGAATGGCAGGCCTACTTCACCACCTGGACCGCCTGGAACCACGTGCGCACCGCATCAGGGTTCGTCGGCGCCGTGCTGCTGTTGATCGGCCTGCGTTACCGCTGA
- a CDS encoding methyltransferase domain-containing protein, whose amino-acid sequence MTFDELVAEADAASVDGWDFSWLEGRATEARPSWGYQRLMTRRLATVSSALDIQTGGGEVLAGAAMFPPAMAATESWPPNLDRATRLLGPRGVVVVADPDEPPLPFADAAFDLVLSRHPATVWWGEIARVLIPGGTYLAQHVGPASVFELTEFFLGPQPEARRARDPEIESAAARTAGLDIVDLRAERLRVEFFDIGAVVYFLRKVIWIVPGFTVDTYRGQLEALHRQIQADGSFFAHSSRHLIEARKPG is encoded by the coding sequence GTGACGTTCGACGAATTGGTGGCCGAAGCCGACGCGGCCTCGGTGGACGGCTGGGACTTCTCGTGGCTGGAGGGCCGGGCCACCGAGGCCCGGCCGTCCTGGGGCTATCAGCGCTTGATGACCCGGCGGCTGGCCACGGTGTCCTCGGCGCTGGACATCCAGACCGGCGGCGGGGAGGTTCTCGCCGGCGCGGCGATGTTCCCACCTGCCATGGCGGCCACCGAATCCTGGCCGCCCAATCTCGACCGTGCGACCCGGCTGCTGGGACCCCGCGGCGTCGTCGTGGTCGCCGATCCCGACGAGCCGCCGCTGCCGTTCGCCGACGCGGCATTCGACCTGGTGCTCAGCCGGCACCCGGCCACCGTCTGGTGGGGCGAGATCGCCCGCGTGTTGATCCCGGGTGGCACCTACCTGGCCCAACACGTCGGCCCGGCAAGCGTTTTCGAGCTGACCGAGTTCTTTCTCGGGCCACAGCCCGAGGCTCGCAGGGCCCGTGACCCGGAAATCGAGTCCGCCGCCGCGCGGACTGCCGGCCTCGACATCGTCGACCTGCGTGCCGAGCGGCTGCGGGTGGAGTTCTTCGACATCGGCGCGGTGGTGTACTTCCTGCGCAAGGTCATCTGGATCGTGCCCGGCTTCACGGTTGACACCTACCGCGGCCAGCTCGAGGCGCTGCACCGGCAGATCCAGGCCGACGGTTCGTTCTTCGCGCACTCGTCGCGCCACCTGATCGAGGCGCGCAAGCCGGGTTGA
- a CDS encoding AraC family transcriptional regulator has product MDALVGLLDGVRARGAFVLRLRMDPPWSLAIRDEAPLALICQTRGDAVIVGDHSGTFRLGAGDVALTRGTENYVFAEDPATPPSVVINPGQRCTTLSGEDLQFEMSLGLRSWGNSATGSSESIVCAYEGRSEVSARLLDALPAVLVLRADEWDTPLIDLLSVEAGRDGPGQEAYLDRLLDLLLIGVLRTWFDRDGNAPSWWQAEQDPVVGPALKLIYNNPAHPWTVGNLAAAVGCSRAVFARRFADQVGEPPIAFLTGWRLALAADLLRGSEATIAAVARQVGYSTPFALSSAFKRSYGVSPNEHRAV; this is encoded by the coding sequence GTGGACGCCCTGGTCGGACTGCTCGACGGGGTACGCGCGCGGGGCGCGTTCGTATTGCGGTTGCGGATGGATCCGCCCTGGTCACTGGCCATCCGCGACGAAGCACCCCTGGCACTGATCTGCCAGACCCGCGGTGACGCGGTCATCGTCGGCGATCACAGCGGCACGTTCCGGTTGGGTGCGGGCGACGTCGCACTGACCCGCGGCACCGAAAACTATGTCTTCGCAGAAGATCCGGCCACACCGCCGAGCGTCGTGATCAATCCCGGCCAGCGCTGCACGACCCTGTCCGGCGAAGATCTGCAGTTCGAGATGTCGCTGGGCCTGCGCAGCTGGGGCAACAGCGCGACCGGATCATCGGAGTCGATCGTCTGCGCCTACGAGGGCCGCAGCGAGGTCAGCGCCCGCCTGCTCGACGCGCTGCCGGCGGTGCTGGTGCTGCGAGCCGACGAGTGGGACACCCCGCTGATCGATCTGCTGTCCGTCGAAGCGGGCCGCGACGGACCCGGGCAGGAGGCCTACCTCGACCGCCTGCTCGACCTGCTGCTGATCGGCGTGCTGCGCACCTGGTTCGACCGGGACGGCAATGCTCCGTCGTGGTGGCAGGCCGAACAGGACCCTGTCGTCGGACCCGCGCTCAAGCTGATCTACAACAATCCGGCACATCCCTGGACCGTGGGCAATCTTGCTGCAGCCGTTGGATGTTCGCGTGCGGTGTTCGCCCGCAGGTTCGCCGATCAGGTCGGCGAACCGCCGATCGCGTTCCTCACCGGCTGGCGCCTGGCGCTGGCGGCGGACCTGCTGCGCGGCAGCGAGGCCACGATCGCCGCCGTGGCCCGGCAGGTCGGCTACTCCACACCGTTCGCGTTGAGCAGCGCGTTCAAGCGGTCCTACGGGGTCAGCCCGAACGAGCATCGGGCGGTGTGA
- a CDS encoding cation:proton antiporter: MAGFGFDTLALVAVIGLTGPALATVPRLRIPVVIGELLAGIVVGRTGFGIVDHSDPTFTLLANIGFALVMFVVGTHVPVRDATLRTAIPKALLRAVFVGAVAAVLGVVIARAFGTGHAALYAVVMASSSAALALPVIDGLRLEGPPVLSVTAQIAIADTASIVLLPLVIDIQRAPRAALGALAIAGCAGVLFLVLRAGYARGLRRRVHHYSAKHKFALELRFSLIFLFGLSAVAVTTHVSIMLAGFALGLVVSAIGEPRRLARQLFGITDGFFGPLFFVWLGASLQVRELADHPEFIVLGVALGLGAVLAHSAGRLFGQPVTLAVFSAAQLGVPVAAATLGTEQHLLAPGEPAALMLGALLTIATTSIAGALAARRAAGAVTPPDARSG; encoded by the coding sequence GTGGCAGGGTTCGGGTTCGACACATTGGCGCTGGTCGCGGTCATCGGCCTGACCGGACCGGCGCTGGCCACCGTGCCGCGGCTGCGTATCCCGGTGGTCATCGGTGAGCTGCTCGCGGGGATCGTGGTCGGCAGAACCGGATTCGGCATCGTCGATCACAGCGACCCGACATTCACCCTGCTGGCCAACATCGGTTTCGCGTTGGTGATGTTCGTCGTCGGCACCCACGTCCCGGTACGCGACGCCACGCTGCGTACCGCGATCCCCAAGGCGCTGCTGCGGGCGGTCTTCGTGGGTGCGGTGGCCGCGGTGCTCGGCGTGGTGATCGCGCGCGCGTTCGGCACCGGGCATGCGGCGTTGTATGCCGTGGTGATGGCCTCGTCTTCGGCAGCCCTGGCCCTGCCGGTGATCGACGGCCTGCGGCTGGAGGGGCCGCCCGTGCTGTCCGTGACCGCTCAGATCGCCATCGCCGACACCGCATCGATCGTGTTGCTGCCCTTGGTGATCGACATCCAGCGGGCGCCGCGCGCGGCCCTGGGGGCGCTGGCCATCGCGGGCTGCGCGGGCGTGCTGTTCCTCGTGCTGCGGGCCGGGTATGCGCGGGGCCTGCGCCGCCGCGTGCACCACTACTCCGCGAAGCACAAGTTCGCGCTCGAACTTCGGTTCAGCCTGATCTTCCTGTTCGGGCTGTCGGCGGTCGCGGTGACCACCCACGTCTCGATCATGCTCGCCGGTTTCGCGCTGGGCCTGGTGGTGTCGGCGATCGGGGAGCCCCGCCGGCTGGCCAGGCAGTTGTTCGGCATCACCGACGGGTTCTTCGGCCCGCTGTTCTTCGTCTGGCTGGGCGCCTCGCTGCAGGTGCGTGAACTCGCCGACCATCCCGAATTCATCGTGCTCGGTGTGGCTTTGGGCCTCGGTGCGGTGCTCGCCCACAGTGCGGGCAGGCTGTTCGGCCAGCCCGTGACACTCGCGGTGTTCTCCGCTGCCCAGCTCGGCGTCCCGGTCGCCGCCGCCACACTGGGTACCGAGCAGCACCTGTTGGCGCCGGGCGAGCCCGCGGCGCTGATGCTCGGTGCGCTGCTCACCATCGCCACCACGTCGATCGCCGGGGCGCTCGCTGCGCGCCGGGCCGCAGGTGCGGTCACACCGCCCGATGCTCGTTCGGGCTGA
- a CDS encoding SdpI family protein, whose translation MNADRYLTIVVAVIFGITHLGLTILMAGVTARAASGSLARNQWVGIRTPSTMHSDHAWIAGHRAALRLVPLYVVSAVVACAALLVGALRAFSIGAIMFIGIALFATFIGISIYVAIAAGRAARSFDYNDDDERPER comes from the coding sequence ATGAACGCTGACCGTTACCTGACAATAGTGGTCGCGGTCATCTTCGGCATCACTCACCTTGGCCTCACGATACTGATGGCCGGTGTCACCGCACGTGCCGCATCTGGAAGCCTCGCGCGTAATCAATGGGTTGGAATCCGTACGCCGTCAACGATGCACAGTGATCATGCCTGGATCGCCGGACATCGAGCCGCGCTTCGACTGGTGCCGCTGTACGTGGTGAGTGCAGTTGTGGCCTGTGCGGCATTGCTGGTGGGTGCTCTACGTGCATTCTCCATCGGCGCAATCATGTTCATCGGCATCGCGCTGTTCGCAACATTCATCGGCATCAGCATTTATGTCGCAATCGCCGCTGGCCGCGCCGCCAGGTCCTTCGACTACAACGACGACGACGAGAGGCCCGAGCGATGA